One window from the genome of Salvia splendens isolate huo1 chromosome 9, SspV2, whole genome shotgun sequence encodes:
- the LOC121746656 gene encoding probable pinoresinol-lariciresinol reductase 3 — protein sequence MAESKSKILIIGVTGNLGFELAKASLNASHPTLGLIRDSAFSDPKKLHKIQLLSDSGLKIVKGSLHDEEILIEALKQVEVVICAVASKQVHDQKPLISAIKRIGCIKRFIPSEFGSDPDRTTVSHLDHNFYSRKSEIRRLVESQGIPYTYICCNFYTSYLLPSLVQPGCQAPPQDNVTIFGDGNVRGVFMKESDVAAFTISTMDDPRTLNKTLYLRPPGNTVSMNELVTIWEEKIGKKLERNYISEEELLKRIQETPYPENMQMVFIYSVFVKGDQTYYDINSSNGVEGTQLYPHVEYTTVSQFLDKLV from the exons ATGGCTGAAAGCAAGAGCAAAATTCTTATAATCGGAGTCACTGGCAACCTCGGATTCGAGCTCGCGAAGGCCAGCTTAAACGCATCCCATCCAACACTCGGGCTGATCCGAGATTCCGCATTTTCCGATCCCAAAAAACTCCACAAAATTCAGCTGCTCTCCGATTCAGGCCTCAAAATAGTTAAA GGCTCGTTACACGATGAGGAGATCCTAATTGAAGCCCTAAAACAAGTTGAAGTCGTCATCTGCGCCGTCGCATCCAAGCAAGTTCATGATCAGAAGCCTCTGATTTCGGCCATCAAACGTATCGGTTGCATCAAG AGGTTCATTCCATCAGAATTTGGATCAGATCCTGACAGAACTACAGTTTCCCATCTCGATCACAATTTCTATTCAAGGAAATCTGAGATTAGGCGTCTCGTTGAATCCCAAGGCATTCCTTACACTTACATATGTTGCAACTTCTACACAAGCTACCTGCTTCCGTCCCTCGTCCAGCCTGGCTGCCAAGCCCCACCACAAGACAATGTCACCATCTTCGGAGATGGAAATGTTAGAG GCGTCTTTATGAAGGAAAGTGATGTAGCTGCATTCACGATTAGCACCATGGATGATCCACGCACGTTGAATAAAACCCTGTATCTAAGACCACCTGGGAATACAGTCTCCATGAATGAACTGGTTACTATTTGGGAGGAAAAAATAGGGAAAAAACTTGAGAGAAATTATATTTCAGAAGAAGAGCTTCTTAAAAGAATTCAAG AAACTCCATATCCAGAAAACATGCAGATGGTCTTCATATACTCGGTGTTTGTGAAGGGCGACCAGACTTACTACGACATAAACTCATCAAATGGTGTGGAGGGAACTCAGTTGTATCCACATGTCGAATATACTACAGTAAGCCAGTTTTTAGACAAGCTGGTGTAG
- the LOC121748875 gene encoding protein RER1A-like: MEGTGGDGPSAAAAALDQRRHELSKLFQHYLDKSTPHSLYRWIGTACLVLLYALRVYYVQGFYIVTYGLGIYLLNLLIGFLSPLVDPELEPSDGPSLPTKGSDEFKPFIRRLPEFKFWYAITKAFCVAFLMTFFSMFDVPVFWPVLLCYWIVLLFLTMKRQIMHMVKYRYIPFNLGKQKYGKKKPASSGSSPRD; encoded by the exons ATGGAGGGCACCGGAGGTGATGGTCCCTCAGCAGCTGCTGCAGCACTTGACCAACGGAGGCATGAGTTGTCGAAACTTTTTCAGCATTATCTAGATAAATCTACCCCTCATTCTCTTTATCGGTGGATTGGGACAGCTTGTTTGGTGCTTCTATATGCTCTCCGGGTTTATTATGTTCAGGGATTCTACATTGTTACCTATGGTTTGGGGATCTACCTTCTCAATTTGCTCATCGGGTTTTTGTCACCTCTTGTTGACCCCGAGCTGGAACCTAGCGATGGACCTTCACTGCCCACTAAAGGTTCTGATGAATTCAAGCCTTTCATTCGCCGTCTTCCTGAGTTCAAATTCTG GTATGCCATCACAAAGGCTTTCTGTGTAGCTTTCCTGATGACATTCTTTTCCATGTTTGATGTGCCAGTATTTTGGCCTGTCCTATTATGTTATTGGATTGTTCTTCTTTTCCTAACAATGAAGCGTCAAATCATGCACATGGTCAAGTACAGATACATTCCGTTCAATTTGGGAAAACAG AAATATGGAAAGAAAAAGCCAGCTTCCAGCGGCAGCAGCCCCCGAGACTGA